gttggattttttttaagactTTCCCTGTCGGTGCGTTCAAGGATGCTGGGACAAAGCAGCTGCAGACAAGAAACAAATTTGAAATTACGACATTTTTGTGTTCTTGAACGCAGTTTTACTATCCCTCCAGTCactatttgttattattataatgtgtatttcatttgttgtaACTATATGTCGCGTGCTGCTGTTCTCTGTTCAGGAGATtcctgtaaaatacatttttgatctcAGTAAAGCACCTTTCTCCAGCAAGTCTCTGCATGTTGATTTTCACAGAAATGAACTAAGATCAGTGGTTGAAGTTGGCagtgatgtaaaatgtaagatttttaattaatgggcaaaaacattttaaatcagcgGTGTGATCCTTTAAGCTGTTCTACGTCTGTggagaaaacacattcaaacacattcaggAGACGCTGAAACTCTCTGAACACACGACACACTAACAAGggtcataaataaaataaatgtttcctaATAAAAACATGAGAAGAGTAGTGCGATGCTAACGCAGGAGAAAAAAGAGCGGATCAACCAAGCTGTAAATCAACGTCTAGTAttcaagtaaaacaaaacaaaatatacatgTTCTTCACATGAAGTCTGGTGCTCGGATCAGAGCTACAGTCTAGTGgcttaaaataaaactaaagcAACTAAATTCATTCAGTCAATCAAAGTAAAATAACGTCAGTTTGcatccctttttctttttgtgaaggctagaagaagaagaaagtgctTCAAACtcaggtgagaggaggagaaggaggtacAGGAGACTCCTTCAGAGAGGATCTGATCGAGTCGCATCACGTTACCAACAACATCCGACCTGTTAGAGTCACCGTGAAATGATATTTTGGTAGAATTCGAATTGTAACAGGATGAAACATGATGCAGGAAATCATCTTTTACTCCAAGGTGCATCGTTCTACTCTGTTCCCTTTAAATCAACAAAGAAAAGTGTAAATGAAAAGACTGTCAGCTGGTAAAAAGTGAAAGCAGTTTTGATTTGAGGTGACTGGTTTTCCCACAGTTAAGTTAACGAGGAGAAATTAGCTGAATCGCAGAAAGTTACAGTGATGGGATTCAAAAATAAAGTAATGTAAGAGACCAGGAGGGAATTTATGGGATTTTTGGGTGACTACTATTAGTCAAAAAACAGataataaacctttaaaaagaCGTCTGACACAGAAAAACTTCCTTTTAGGATTTCTTTGTGACTTTAAAGGGCCAGTACACCcaaattacaaacacatttactcaCTTATTTGCCGAGGTGTTGAGCTTCTGTCTGCAGGACTGATAAGACAGAACAGAAAAGTCCGCTACGCCAGAGACAGCAGTCGTACGACACATATTCTGCCCCTCCCCCGAAAAAACCAATCATGTGCTTCATCACAGCCGAACCAAGGAACTTAAAATGAAcgaacacacttcagagaggaggTTAATTTATCGACACGCTGTTTGTTCCTCGAGTTTGAGCAGGAAAGGCTGCAGTTCCTGCTGCCGTTCGTGGTGTAAGTGCAGTCTCATCAGTGAAAATCAGTCGGACCCGCCCTGTTTGATCACAACATTATCAACCCTGTCAATCGTTTCATTTGAAGCAAATCTATCTGCATGGTtagaggaaacaagagataaGTGAGAAAATATATTGTTTCGTAAGTTGGGTAAGTTGTGATTTCCTGCGTCTGCATCGTTTCTGCAGAATTAAAACTGTTGAATTAAAACAGAGCCTCGGTGAGCAGTTGGTAGAAGTCAGCTACAGTACGAGTCTTTAGCCTCAGCAGAGTCACATCTGATCAGAAACTGtgtgctttctgttttttttttccttttggcagaaatgtagttttgtgtgtgttgtgatgtttcAACCAGTTTTCACTGCTCCTCTAATCTCCTCACACGGCTTCTCACAACATCTCAAAGTCAGTCGCAGCCTCCACAGTTCGACTCTTCGCTCCTCTCTGGTGTTTGGTTGGCGTCTCTCTGATCACCTCCATCAGTCTGGGCTGCAGGGTGGAGGGCGGCGAGGCCGGTGGGACCGGAGTCTCCGCGCTCGCTCTCCGACTGCAAAGCCTCGCTGTGAGTCAGGTCATCGGATGACTCCAACTGTCCGTTCAGAGGGCCGAGACTGTGTGAGCTATCAGTCGATGCGTGTGCAGGAGGGGCTTCAGACGGATCGTCCGGATGTGCCGGTGCATTTGAGGGCGAGGAAGGTGGAGTCTcgctgccgctgctgcagtCGTCAGTGGAGTGTGTTTCACTGGTGTCGGGCTGCGTGTCGTCTGCTGACAGAGTGCTCTcacttgttttgtgtgtgacGTCCGTCTGATCGCTCTGCTGGGGAGTGTGTTCGGGCTCAGGCTGCGCCGGTGTTTGTTCTCCCGAGTCCAGTGTGTGACAGCGACCCAGCGGCCGCTCTCTCAGCCGCGGCCCGGCGTCGAGGCTCGCTGAGGGGCTGCTGACCTCCACCGTCTCCCCTCGCCTCAACCTCCTCCTGTCAGAATTCACCTGGGAGGAATAATCAAGAGCAAATGTAAAGTTTGTCCTGAGGGTGGCGCCAGAGGAAAGGTCCGATTTTTACAACTTCTCTGAAACAACAAGGTCAAgttgtttaaagggacagttcacccaaaaactaGGTCATTATTTAATCCCTAATTGATTCattaaagatgttatttacagcctCACCGTGCGGTcgtatggaggactgaaattttttttttttatatgtatttattttacattttgcattttaccGCCCATTTATTCCCCAAAACGTTATCTGTTACATATGGAAAATCGAATTGGAAGTAAATTAATAGGGGAAtaacacaaaattaaataaaaacaaaagcaaattaaagCAAGAAGAATGAATTTATGTCAcatattataaattataaagcCTACATTAATctttattaaatttttttggTGCATTAAATGGCATTTTCATTTAGtaatttgggtttttttggttgttttttccattttaaatcaagtctccagctactttaGCAgagtgctgcagtgctgttttgctgtgaggctccagaaatgttttgtggacttcgaaacttcacctgactttcatcagcatggagggaggagatgatggctgagttttaatttttaggtgaactgttccttaaagGGTTTATCCTCGGTGAGAAAGTGAACAGAGTACCTGGTTCGTGGCTGAACACCTGGACGGAGGACCAGAAGAGCCTTTCTTCATCTGCTGAATCCTAAATCAAAGAACACACGAACACAGTTAACACAATGACTTTGACAGAATCTGCTGTCTTATTCTGGGTGAGCTGAAGTTTGGTGAGAGGCCACCTGCTGATGGACTGAGCCAGCTTCTGTCGCCTGCCGTTGGCGTGATCCTGCAGCCTCAGACGCTGGACGAACGAATGAGCTGCAGCGACAAGaagtgaaatataataaaataaaacactggatTTCTCTACATTTGACAAAACATCTGATAGGAACACACGAGAAATGTTCAACCTCGTTTCAAAGCTTGAAATAAATGACATCATCTCTTGGAAGCTGACAACATTAAAGCACTAATTCTGATATTCGTTACCCAGAGCTCCTTTGGGCACcgacaggagtttgattggttCGGCGTCCGGGGAAAGTCCAGACGCTTTCTGCAGAGCTCGCAGGATCTCAGTGTTCTGCAGGAGAAAACGTTGTTACTGCTCACACTGTTCTTCTGATTGTTAATCAAAGTCAATGCTTCAGCTTAGGtgtctctgcagtgtgtgtgtgtgtgtgtgtgtgtgtgtgtgtgtgtgtgtgtgtaaaccaCCTTGCCGCCCAGTTCGTAGGCGCAGTCCAGCGGCGTCCTCTGCCTCTTGTTCCTGAGGCCGGGCGAGGCTCCGcccctcagcagcagctccactAGCGGCTGGTGTCCTCCCCGCACCGCCTCATGGAGGGCGGTGTTGCCCTGAAGGTTTGCGATGTTCACCAACGCGTTACTCTGCACGGACACATTAAAGCTCATTTGATATCTTGGCACTCaggagtgtatgtgtgtctgtgtgttcatcaAACTGTCAAAGAGACGGCTTCTTGTCATTCAGACGGAGGTGACTTTAACACCAGGTGTTTACCTGTAGCAGGGTGGTGGCGGTCTCCACGTTTCCACAGAGACAGGCGTGTATTAGAGGAGTGTTGCCGTAGTGATCCTTCTTGTTCAGTTTGGCGTTGCACTCGAGCAGAAACCTCACCACCtaaacacaccacagacacagacacacttcaTCACGTGACGGGTGATGGACAGCAGGCGAACAGAGACCTGCTGCAGATTCACACCGGAGTCTTTTCCTGACTTCAAGTTATTTTCTTAAAGGCCGACGTCTGTTTTGAATCTTCCTTCTTTTCTCCTCATTTCAGTCAGTTTCAGATTGTCGTTCAGACTAATAACAGTGTGTGGCCGACAGACggaaaagatgatgatggtttTGGTCTGAAATTTgttgacaagaagaaaaatgtagACTTCTCTTAAATGTGCACGCTCGTCTTTTTACCACAAGGTGGTGTAAGTGAAgctgacagaaacatgaagcagactTCCTTATTGCAGAGAGATCACAGTGTTGTGGTTGACCCACTTCTACATAACACTATAAAACCTTTTATTACTAGTGTGACACAATAGTGTgatgtagaagaagaaggagaaggagaagtaACTACATTAGGTGTAGAAACTGTCTACTGGAGCAAACCAGACACATTGCGTATCTGCGATTTAGGAGCCGACAGTAAATGTCCAGACTTTGAGGAGCTCTGTTATAGTGTATACATCTAATCAtctaaaatacatgtttgatgatgtcatatctcattaataacaacactttcactaatGTTAGTGTCGGACCTTATTATCCTGTCGGGTCACAGTTAGtctgagatgttgctgttgtgttgaTGTCAAACTATATCAAATATAACCAGAGCAGAAACGTCAGAGAGGCCGGACCGCCGTGTTTCACTGTggatctttaaatgttacagttatggctgaaaaacaacagaaatataaaagtTTGGGATTTCATGTTGAATCAGTCTATAGAATaaactgttttattgttgtgaatCAGTGACTGATGGATTCACATTAACTGTGACATGCAAGcgtcacatgaacacacagtcaaacaactGGACCTGCATAAGAACACatgactgctgtgtgtctgtgacaaactgacactgtCGATCGCTTCCTTCCTATTTTGCAAACCTTTCCTCCTACCTGGATGTGGCTGTTCTGGGTGGCCAGGTGCAGCGGCGTGGCGCTCTGGTTGGTGCGGGCGTTGACGTTGGCTCCGTGGCGAATCAGCAGGGCGGCCAGCGCAGAGTGGCCGTGCAGGGCGGCGACGTGGAGCGGCGTGTAACCGTCGACGTTACAGCTGCTAACGCCGAGAGCGCCGGCCTGCAGGACAGACAGCTGCGACACGCGAACAACACGGAGGACACGTGGTCGGATTAATTAATCCATTAATTaataatctgtctgtctgtcaacacGTCAGTTTAGATTTAGTTTCTGTCAGACCTTCTGAGTGGGAGCGCAGTTTGGACACTGACACAGCGGGTGGCAGAGCAGAGCCTCAGACCGAAACTCTTCTTCAtcgtcctcatcctcatccatcCACTCCAACAGGTAACGCACCtgaacgaacacacacacacacatggaaacagcagtgatgaaTGAGAACAGGATGTTCAGGTACAGAAAATGTGACTGCTTCCTGTTTTGAACTTTGGTCTCACCATCTCCACATCACCGTCTGCTACAGCACGCAGCAGCTTCTccacctgtcacacacacacacgtgcacacacacacacacacacgcacacgcacacacacagcgtcaGTCACCATGGAAAcggcagcagctgctgcagtgaataCTACTGTAGTTATTACTACTTCCAGACTAAACACTTGTTGTTTTAATAGTTTCACTTCAGTTTAGACTTTTAATTGATTCGAGGTGTTTCCTGTAGTATCTGGTTGTTCCCTCACCTCTCTGTGTCGGACCCGTTCTCCCTCTGGTTTGGCCTCGGAGCCCAGAGAGGAGGTGCTGGAGATGGAGGAGCGACggctgctgcagtcagaggCATGAGGGGAGCGACTGGGAgactgggaggaggagagggaggaggaggaggaggaggaggaggaggaggaaaagacaaagaggtCTAATTAAAAACCAACTACAGGTGCAGAAATATCTTTCCCAAAATCTCCCCTAAGTCCTTAAGCCCTGAGCCATTAGGGACGTTACTGACGTCACCTGGTGAGTGTTTGAATCAGAGACTCTGCAAGGGGCCGAAATGATGAAATAGGAATGGGACAGCACTTTTTTGGGactttttatctatttatctattttatttagtttttaaaatatatggccttatattaaaaacaaaaactgggagtaaacatacacacaaacagaaacggAGGACTCTGAGGTTTCAGGGGAAAAGTTCCTTAACTTGAAATGTATCAACACGGtttgatgaaaacatcagatcagACTCACATCGACTCCGCTGCCGCTGCGCTGACGGCCGTTCTGAGTCGACTGCAACAACATGAGGATCTGCAAGAAGATTCATGGCATTTAGTTCTCAGcgcactgatgtcattttagacaagtTTACCATTTACCTGTCAAATATCCTGTCTCCCTTAAAAATGGTTTGatgaccacatttgagggatcacagAAAAAAACGTTATACAGGCCGATGTATCgatattggaattttttactcccTGATATCAGTATCAGAGCTGGAGGAAGATGTTTCAGTATCTGCTCTGATTAATTCATCTGATCTGCAGTCAGGTTCTCTACAGGATCAATCCTGCGACTACGAGGATCGGTTCCCACGACCCGGCTGCTCAGACACTTTAAGTTcctggaaacagcagcagctgaccaGATTAGTTAAAACTACACAGCtctgaaacatgaaaacaatgtcAGTTTAGATGGAGCCAGAATGCTCTGAGTTCAGCAGCTTGTTACGGTCAGATCGCAGCTCATGTAGTGAACAGCTTCAAAGAGTAACAGTGAGACGGTCGGACCGCAGCGCTGCGTGTCGTTCagctgtgaaaacaacacaccACTAATAAGAAGCGGTGGAAGAAGAactaaaaataacagaaactcAGCATTAACTttctctgttacaagtaaaagtcctgtatTCAAAATGTTGCTAAAGTACAAAAGTATCAGCatcaaaataaacttaaaagaccaaaagtaaaagtactcattatgtaGTCAAACAGCCTCCCGCAAAAGTGTAACCTTCATCTGGCCTCCTGTTTGAACATTGTCATATATTCAGGAGCAAACAGCTGCGACCTACACAACGTTATCTGACCTTGGAGTTAAGTGCACACTGCAGCGGCGAGTCTTTGTGCTTGTTGAGGATGTCGGTGCTCGCTCCGTTCTCCAGCAGCACCTGGATGATTCCCTCGTAGCCCCAGCGAGCCGCCATGTGCAGCGCCGTGTCGCCTTTATCGTTCTGCAGGTCCAGACGGCACGTTTGCACGTCGTAGTACACCAACGCCTTCACGCACTGACACCATCGCAGCACAGAAACAATCATTGTCATTATCGATTAACAAATCCATTACAAGCTGCagtaactgactgactgactgcttagtctattaaagtaaaaaaatatagcAAGTTACAAAAGGATTTTTCAGCCTCTTTTCTTAACttgtatttttcctttcttttctgtctggatctgagctgaaacaaagtcagtgtttgactTACGTCCTCGTGTCCGTACATGCAGGCGAGGTGCAGCGGCGTGTTGCCGTTGTTGTCCTGAGCGTCCGTGTTGGCCTTGtagtgcagcagcaacagctaGAGGACAGAACACACATTACTGATTAGGTTTTATCAGTGATATGAAtgttatttaatattattacCTTTGTTTAATATGACTGTAATCTTAAatgtggtcagagctgctgatcagctgctcagagagtctgtgcagatccagaccttctgaaggaataaacacctggagtcacttcagattctgctctgatccggagtCGTTTACTGACGGATAATGTAATTTGGGATCacgtaagtacacaactcaacaaatatCTGACAAAGATcgagtcatttttagacattttaatgcagaaatgccATTCTTTGGCCACTTGGGTTGTTACCTTCACCGACATGTTGAACTTTTCCtgcaaacagttgcttattttcacattcagcagTTACAGAGCAACATGATCCTTCATCTGGAGTTGAGTTTGTGTCACCTGATGAATTTAAACCCAGTTTGATCTCTCTTTCAGCTCTCtctttggtctccaccagctcccgAGGGacatatctgtctctttagctgctaaatgggTAGTGGGCAGTGTACAGTGtcttttaacagttttttttttacggtGCAACAAGAGCgctgagagtgaaccaaaacaataaagttttgtCTGGACAGATAAATAAGGAGCTGAAACTTTCAAACTATAAAGGTCCATAAAGCCGAGGGGAGGTGCAGAATCAGCTGATAATTCTACTGAAGCTCGTCGCTACCAGAGACACTTaacatattgttttttaatacaCTGAAAAATATCATCTTATTTAATGGAGGatataatgtaaacaaacagagacatatagtgtgtgtgtgttttcaccgTGACTCCCTGGTATCCCCGCTGGCAGGCCAGGTGAAGCGGTGTGAGGGCGTGGTAGTCTGTGGCGTTGACCGGCGCTCCTTTAAACACCAGCAGGTCGATCAGCTGGGCCTgacctgccacacacacacacacacacacacatttgtttttacatgtacagtaaatcaCCATCATTAAGGTTTCATCTTTCATCCCTGTGCGTGTTCACAGCTGCTCACCACAGATGGCAGCAGCGTGCAGCGGAGTGTAACCCCTGTCGTCTCTGGAGAACGGTGTGACGATGGACGGGTCGTTCAACCGCCTGCAACAGGAAGCAACAACCAAAGTCACTTTACGGCAGTTGTTAACAGTTAAACAGGTTAATTAGAGAGTGTCACTTCATGAAACATACAGTTATAGTAACAAGGAATAACATTAAGATTTTAAATGGTCGAATGAATGATCTGTACTTGTGAAAACGTTTGAGAGCAGCGTCAGAGAGTAACACAGCTGTGAGTCAAATGTTGTTCAAGTTCATTAAATGCTGTAAAATCACACGCTGCTCACAGTTTTCTCAGGCTCATGTCAAGTATTTAGATGTACATTGGGCTCATGTCCCTTGTGGGCCACCGTAGATGATTCAGATGAACAGTTACGAGGAGTGAAAGTACAAACTGGCCTGAATTACACAAATCGAATGTTAACGCAAATgatacatttgtgttgtttcactgtACGCGAAATCCCAAAAtaccctctgtgtgtgtgtgtgtgtgtgtgtgtgtgtgtgtgttttaaactgggaaGTGAAAGCGTCGACAGCTTTTTGTTCCTGATTCACAGCTCTGATACAaccaaaaaataagaaaagggggaaatgaaagaaatcagaaggtttcctgaaaaaaaaactttatttcagtaaaacacctgaatattaatacattttatttaatctgtgtgtgtgcgtgtgtgtgtgcgtgcgtgcatgtgtgtgtggacacagaCCCGGACAGCTGGAGGTCACAGACGTCACAGGAGCAGAGGGGATGACACATCCTGACGTCCTCGtctttctctccttcactcAGCAGGTGCTCCACCTCCACTTCGTTACCATTCGCTATGTGCtgcaacgcacacacacaatactgaATACTTATACGTGTTATCAGCGTTGGTGTTATTGTCGGTGTGTTTTATCCGATTGCCTGCGTGGTGGTTTAGTTTCCTGAGCTCACCTCAAACAGACAGTGGATGGGCGTGGCAGCGCTCTGAGACAGCAGACTCATCCTCTCTTTGAACAACGCCTTGTCATTGAGCTCACCTGAGCCCTGCAGGAACAAGACAACATGGATGACCATCAGTACTAATAAACGCTGCTGAGAAAAAAACCACTCCCTTTTCCTGGGTGACgactcacagtgtgtgtgtcctgcagctTCCCCAGGTTGATGTACTCCACCGCAGCCTCGAAGGTGCTCAGACAGTAGCTGAGTTCATCTTTACTGGAGTGGCTGAAGCAGAAGTTCCTGATGTAGCTCAGGTTGGCCATCCTGAAGACAAACACCAAAACAACTCAGCAAGAAAACATTTCCCCCGGCTGTGTCTTTGACAAGGTTCCCATTCACTGGCAGAACAAAGGAACAatcagtcatcgtctcctccctcatgctgatggaaagtcaggtgaagtctcgtagtcctcaaaacatttctggagcttcacagcaaaacagcgctgcagctttctgctaaacaactgaagaagctggagCCTTCAGTGTcttcatacagctcgtccggtgtaatccaagtctccagaagccccgagatcacagactgatttgaaaagacgtttttaaaccgaaatcttcactgtagctgctaagaaGAGATTTGGATTATGCttgacgagctgtatggagccatattttatttttaaaaaaggtgtcgggtgaactgttccttcaaATTGAATTGTTGTTCATAGAGTCGTGTTCCCCAGAGGGTTGCTCCTGCTGACTTTGATGATTCAGTGACTTTTCCTTTAGCTGCTGCAGCCGGTTCACATTTCTCAAATCTGTCAACAACTATTCACTGAGTTGCCATAAAATGAGTTTCAAACATTCATGATCACCAGcagatgaattgtaataactctgatgatacctgcaaaactagagactgtgctttgtgtttagtgcCACAGCTCCCAGCAGGACTGTAGACTCTTACTGTTGcattcactttcattttcctcctcatGATTCATGTTAAAGTGGAAGTGACACCACTGGACGTTTACACATCCCAGAAGTGACAGATCAGCTTCTTTGTTTCCTCTAAACAAGCCacaagggtcaaaggtcaccgtGAATCCCCCCTCAGTGCTCACCAGTTGGGGATTTCCGTCTTCACCAGCAGATAGAGGATGACAGACAGCAGGTCGTCGGCACACACCGCCTCTATACTGACTGTAGAGGAAGACATAACATGagacaacagacaaaaataacacatgaaGTCCCGACACTGTGGGACACTCTCCCTCTGTCCAAAACCAAATCACTAAATTGGCCACTCGACAAACATTGATTAGCAGCGGAGCGTCCCACTCTGCAGACTGACAGCGGGGCTGTTGTGGTCCAATTAACTGGGATTTCCTAAGCAAACTGGACAAACACGTTAGCGGCTGACAGGGCAGGTATTGTCCCGCGTGCTGATCCGATTACAGGTAGTGAGAGGACGCTCAGAGATCGTGGAGAGTTCAGATTGCCTTTCAGGAGACGTGACCGGAAAACTAACTACTGACAGGATTAAACATTAATCACACTTCACGATAAACGACGATTCAAGATAGAAAGAAATGAAGAGGAGCAGAGAAGTCTCACTCTCTGGACAAAAAGAGCTTTAAAGCATTTTGTTACATTGGTAGAAAATCTCTGAACATCCCGACATAAATCAACTGCTCTGACAAGAAGAGTGAGTGAAGAAATTGAATCAGGGCGTCTTGTTTCACACAAGTATCTGTTCTTCTACTGGAGGAAAGAATGGGTGGACCTCTGCCACCTCTGGCAAACGTCACTGTTTATCATTTTTCCAAGGGCCCGTTCTCCACAAAACATATCTTAGCTCGCTCTCTCATAAGCAGTAAAGACTTGCAGGGAGGGGGTGGCATTGTTTCAGATGGATATTTTCAAAATTTAGCTTTTTCTTAATGGTTCCTACAATCTTACAACCCCAGCTCTAAACTGTGGTAGAAATTATGCTCCAGTCTTCATATTCGCTCAGTTAAAAAACTAACTCCCAGTTTCCACTGGGTCCGTCTCCGCCGCATTAAGACGAGACAATGcaagtctatttttgacagaaGCAACGACATCAATCTGTCCAGAGCACATCGAACGAGACTGGAAGCAGAACAGCATTTAGCATCTGGtcaattttgaaaataaaacgCCCTGTGCAGACTCAGGAtctgcagcacaacaaagtctgaaatattaacgataaacacacaaacagcggTACAACTTAACAACATCAGACTGGCACGACGCTCTGCTTCGACAACACTCCCGGTGGGATACGAAGGACGAAACAAAACAGCGTCGCACACGTGAGGTAACAAAGACGAGCCCAGTGGGATCAACGGGTTAATTAAACTTGTACTAAGCCACATTTATCAGAGACAGAGATGTTGACAGGGTCGGTGCGTACCGGTGCGTCGGGGGGTCTGGGTGGCAGTCAGGGCGACTCTGCGCAGGCACAGCAGTTTGAGGAGGGGGGACGTCTGCTGGTTGAGCTGACTCAGCTCTCTCTTTGCCCGAGACAAGTTTATACTGCGGAGACACAACGACAGCAGCAGGTTACAGGTGACGAACATGAAACAGGCCTTAAGTTGAACGTGTCCCCGAGATTTTCAGGGTGTGATGATGTGAGTACAGAGTTTCATAAAGGAAATTAACCTTGCgattacatgtttttttgtaactGTTAGCTAGTAACTCACATGTTAATGCTTTTTAAGACCTTCAGGAACAGTATCAGTTGTTTCTGAAGACGTTAGACAATTATCTCCAGGTCAGTTGTGTTTTCACGCAGTACAGGTGAACATTTTTCAGATAAATCAACAGCTTTCAGATTGATTTTGTGGTCAATCTTAAAAAACACTGTGGTGCGCTTACAGTCGCTCTGATAAAAGCAAACGTCAGCTCTCAGACGTCTGAGTATTCCTGAATGCACCAGCACACACATCCTAAAACCATTTAAGTCTACCTTTGGTCTCTTGACGCGTCTAATAGCCGTCATTAGTCCAGTAAGTGGAACAGACTCTGCTGCACTGACCTGAACTCAGGTTTGACTCCCAAGTCTTTCTGCTGCAGATCCTGCAGACTGCGGCTGGTTTTGTTGAAGGCGGCGTCCTGTTGACGAGCAGCAGAACAGACATGAGATCAGCCTGGTGACACCGTCGTCACATGAAGTCTGAACAAATCAATAACTCACAAGTACATCGAcatcctttcatttaaaaacacagtgataatttctgctgctcagtctgtctatcaaaacaaaacacaagagcCAGACCTGCATGACAGAAACTTTACTTACtaaacatttttacaacacaaaatacatcTTTCCAAACATATTTCTGTAAGTGTGGCAGATCAGGTTTCACACGTACCTGGCTCGCTTCAAGTGTTCCCACAAAGTTAAAAATTAAATCATGGATACCATGATGAACATACATCTGcgacaagaagaaaaaacaaaaagacaacactttAGTTTAAACAACAGCTGCGAGAACACAATCCAAAATCTGCAGAAAATGAGCAAAGTGATCTGGAAGAGAGAATTTAATTTGGTGACTCGACAGGTCAGTTTGACCacaagtgacaaacaaacacgtCTCTGAATAAAAGACTGACAGTGAAGAAAGAAGCAAGAGTCATCCAGAGCCTGGAAACAACAA
This sequence is a window from Pagrus major chromosome 8, Pma_NU_1.0. Protein-coding genes within it:
- the ankrd27 gene encoding ankyrin repeat domain-containing protein 27 isoform X1, with product MKLICEQRDEDPDFQLLMAVYDENILKNPFYLALEKQRPDLCSRVAELRGIVLVPCCGSLTVSSYSDSQFDSYVLQPVEDGYQTADGKEVRIQDRQVLLGSGFPAPASVPILFDETFYNDQEQSYSILCISRPVEVEPSPAELSPPPPYCLKSVEDVREFLGRHAQKLDKFIQGFCQSFREQERKGLRHHIDSVNGLYTKCLQCLLRDSRLKLLAKQELQMTLLKQAVEMYVHHGIHDLIFNFVGTLEASQDAAFNKTSRSLQDLQQKDLGVKPEFSINLSRAKRELSQLNQQTSPLLKLLCLRRVALTATQTPRRTVSIEAVCADDLLSVILYLLVKTEIPNWMANLSYIRNFCFSHSSKDELSYCLSTFEAAVEYINLGKLQDTHTGSGELNDKALFKERMSLLSQSAATPIHCLFEHIANGNEVEVEHLLSEGEKDEDVRMCHPLCSCDVCDLQLSGRLNDPSIVTPFSRDDRGYTPLHAAAICGQAQLIDLLVFKGAPVNATDYHALTPLHLACQRGYQGVTLLLLHYKANTDAQDNNGNTPLHLACMYGHEDCVKALVYYDVQTCRLDLQNDKGDTALHMAARWGYEGIIQVLLENGASTDILNKHKDSPLQCALNSKILMLLQSTQNGRQRSGSGVDSPSRSPHASDCSSRRSSISSTSSLGSEAKPEGERVRHREVEKLLRAVADGDVEMVRYLLEWMDEDEDDEEEFRSEALLCHPLCQCPNCAPTQKLSVLQAGALGVSSCNVDGYTPLHVAALHGHSALAALLIRHGANVNARTNQSATPLHLATQNSHIQVVRFLLECNAKLNKKDHYGNTPLIHACLCGNVETATTLLQSNALVNIANLQGNTALHEAVRGGHQPLVELLLRGGASPGLRNKRQRTPLDCAYELGGKNTEILRALQKASGLSPDAEPIKLLSVPKGALAHSFVQRLRLQDHANGRRQKLAQSISRIQQMKKGSSGPPSRCSATNQVNSDRRRLRRGETVEVSSPSASLDAGPRLRERPLGRCHTLDSGEQTPAQPEPEHTPQQSDQTDVTHKTSESTLSADDTQPDTSETHSTDDCSSGSETPPSSPSNAPAHPDDPSEAPPAHASTDSSHSLGPLNGQLESSDDLTHSEALQSESERGDSGPTGLAALHPAAQTDGGDQRDANQTPERSEESNCGGCD